Genomic DNA from Arthrobacter sp. B1I2:
TGGTCGGGTAGCCGAGGCCGCCGTTTTCAAACCCTGTAGCGGCCCACAGGCCGCGGATTGCGCCGATGGAGATGTGGGCTCCTGTGGCCGGTGACCAGATGATGGCGCCGCCCTGGTAGTTCTGGTAGACCCCGCCGTCCCTGAGGCCGCCCACTTCGTCGGTGGTCGGGTAGCCGAGGCCGCCGTTTTCAAACCCTGTTGCTGCCCACAGACCACGGATCGCGCCAGTTGAGACATGGGCCCCTGACGCCGGCGAGTAGAGGATGCACGCGCGTTCAAAACACTGGTACCCGCCGTTGTCCTTGAGGCCGTACACCTCTGGGGTGGTGGCTGCTCCAAAAGCACCATTCAGCGAAGCTGCCTTCACTGCAATCGGCGTCTGCGCGGGTGGAGGCCCAGCCGTGGTGAAGGTCCACGTCTGGTCCGCGGCCAGGGCGTTGCCGGCAACATCCTTCACACCGGTGGTACCGCCCTTGATCGTCGCAGTGTAAGTGGTCCCCGCAGCCAGGTCAGCACCAGGGTCCAGGGTTGCAACTTTGCCGGGGGCGTCATACGCCACAGCGGCCGCCACGGGAGCCGTCCCGTCCGTCAACGTGAACGTGTTCGTTGTGATCGTGGACGGGTCCATGCCCTCCGAGAACGTCCCTGTCACATTGACCGTCGCTGCCACGCCGGTGGCACCGGCAGCGGGAGACGTGGGCGTCACGGTCGGAGCCGTGGTGTCAGTGCTTCCCCCTCCGGTGGGATCGTAGTAGTGCCAGTACCGGCTTGTGGCGTTGACGTCTGCCAGCAGCAACAGGCCGCTGTCGGCCGTGCCCCACGCCGCACTGTTGACGTTCTGCTTCGTCGACGTCACATTGTGCACAAACTGGTCGGCATCGACGACGCGGGCGGTCTTGGTGGTGGTGAAGCTGATCTTGTCCAGCGGCGTGGACTTTTCGTAGATCGCACCGCCCGAGGTGGTGCAGACACCGGCGTCCGTGGTGCCGGACGGCTTTGGATAGGTAGCGAAGGTACGCAGCCTTTGGGTGCTCTCGTCAATCATGACGATCACCCGGTTTGGACACTCCGCAACGGTAGCGATCGTGTGCGCGGACCAGGTGGTACCACTCAAGGCCAGCAGTTGGATCAGCGGCTGGGACGCGGACGTGTACGAGGTCTTGATGGCCGCGAACACCCGGCCGCCCGAAGAGTCCAGCCACTTTAGGTTCATATGGTCGTCACTGCTGCGCTCTCCCTTCACCGCCGCCACAGGCGTGGTCCAGCCGGCACTCGGTGCGGCAGTGTCGTCGTGGTAGCTCCAATACATGCCGTCGGTGGAGTCCCCCACCTGCCGGCTCCACATCACGCCGACCTTGTTCCCGCCAAACGCGATCACAGCCGAGTTATCGTCCACGGACACATTGCTCAAGGATGCAGGATGTGCAAACGGTGTGCCCCACGTCGCGCCGTCGGTGCCGGTGACGTTCAAATAGATCCGGTTCCCCTGTTGCCACGTGGCCCAGACCCGGCCGGTCGAGTCCTTATCAATGGAGAGGGTCTCGGTCTTTTGGTTGTTGATTTGGGTAGATCCCAGGCTCGTGTACGACTTCGTACTCGAGTTGTAGCTGTAACGCCGCATGGTCGTGGGGAAGTTCGATTCCGCCGGCAGGCCGTCGTCAACGAAACGGTGGCTCGCCACATACAGAGTCTTCCCGTCCCACAGCACGTCATGATGAGTATTCGCCCGGGACTCCGTCACCACACCGGTGCTCGTCCATGAACTTGTCGAGGCATTGAACCGGAAGATGCGGAAACTGGAACTGCCGGCGTCCCAAAGGTTCCCCCACCAGATCCCGTCGTTGAACCACAGCGAATTCGTCTGCCGTTTGGTGCCGGTCGGGGTGGACGTACCGGAATGTGACGGACCCTGAACGCCGACATCACCCGTGGCAGCCGACGCTGAGATCGGTACCACCAGAGCACCCAGCGCAACCAATACCGCTGTCAAGAGTCCCAGGAGTCGCAGATTCTGCCACCGGCGTGGACGAGGACCAGGCAAGTTATCGACGCTCCGCATGAGGAAAAGCATGGAAGTTTTGGCACGTCTACTACTCCCGCCTACGCGGAAAAACGGATAATTAGTCAATTTAGCCCCCAAGAGTTGAATGCCGCCGATTCCCAGTTCGTTCAGTGTTGTTGCTCAAGGCATCCAAAACAATCCCGGGCTCCCCCTAATTGATGCCCCTATAGGTCACTACGGAAGGGAAAAGACTGTGACTTTCAGCGATAAAAGGGGGTCTTTTTGCGTCGCTAAATGGCGGCCTGCTGGTTCGGCAGTGCACGCGGCCGTCTATAAAACGTTGCTTGGGACATTCCGAGATCGCGCGTGACCTGAGCAGCGGGCTCGCCGCCTTCGACCAAGCGGACCGCGCTTCGAATCTGACTGTCAGTAACCCGGCCAGGCCGGCCACCCAATTCCATCCCGCTTTCGCAGTGGCGACATCGCCTCCACCGAGGTTTATAACGCGCAGGCCGCTCCTCGGCTGCGGAGTTCATCGGCGCGTCCCGGACACGCTGTTATCAATGTGAAGGTCATCGCGCCGGACTCCAGCGGCAAGAAGGTCTGCCTGTTGTCGGTCGGTGGATTGCTGCGCGTGGAAACGCGCGCATAGCCAATCAGTTTGGCCATGGGCTGCTCTGATGTGCCCCATAACTAATGGTGGATACAGCGGTTCAACCAGAAGGTTTGGAGACATAGTTACGAGAATCACTGGCGGCGGAAGAACTCTGACGATTCCGCGAAAAATAAGATACTGCAATCGTCACAGTGACCCAGCCTGTGAGACGTCTTGTATCCCAAGGGTTTCGAGACGCCTATGTCTCTTATTAGTTATGTCGGCTGAGGCTAGTGGAGGAGTTTGTGAATGACCCATCCGTCTCCGTGGAAGATCAGAGTTCTGCCTTGGCCGTCAATCCAGACCCAAAAGTATGAGGCGTCTTCGCCGACGTCATCCACCGTGCCATGTTCGGGTGCACATCCGGTCCGTTGGACGACGACTCTGTCGCCCGGGTTCAGGTGAATCCAGTTGTGATAGCTGAGTAGGCGACTTGGCGGGCCAGGGGATGGGACTTTCACTAGCTGAGTGTCTGCATTCACGGTGTTCCTTCCGGTGGATTTGGCGTTTCCGTCCACCAGGTCCTGGTATATAAGGAAAAGGGCGGGGCGGGCACCCGTGTGCACGCCCCGCCCTTTTCCTTTAGTACTGCTAGGTCAGTTCGGGGGTACTACCTGCATGCTTGGGGGCTAGCGCCTCCTGCTCGGCCGAGTTGTCTTCTGCGTCCGCTAGGCCCTCCCTTTTCTGCACCCGGCGGGCCCATGCTGAGGTGACGATTGGGCAGAGCACTGCGGAGACGACGACCGAGGCTGCCACGAGCACTGTGGCGTGTTCCGCAGCCGGCGCGTAGACGGGGTTGGCCGCGGCAATGATGGCGGGGACGAGGGCCGCGTTTCCGGCTGTGGTTGCTGCGGCGAGGCCTGCTACCCCGTCGCCGCCGGTGAGTTTGTCGGCGAGCAGCAGCACTGCGCCGCCGATGAAGACCACGAACAGGCCAAGGGCGATGCCGAGCAGTCCTGCTTCGACGACGGCGTTGAGGTTGATGGTCAGTCCGAGGGCCAGGCCCAGGAACGGAATCATTGCCGGTACCAGCGGGGCCAGGAGATGCCGCATGTTCTTGTCCAGGTTTCCGAGGAGCATGCCCAGTGCCAGCGGGAGGATTGCGCCGACGAGTGCCTGCCAGGGGAAGGCAGCGAGGCCGGCGAT
This window encodes:
- a CDS encoding helix-turn-helix domain-containing protein — its product is MNSAAEERPARYKPRWRRCRHCESGMELGGRPGRVTDSQIRSAVRLVEGGEPAAQVTRDLGMSQATFYRRPRALPNQQAAI
- a CDS encoding Ig-like domain-containing protein translates to MVPISASAATGDVGVQGPSHSGTSTPTGTKRQTNSLWFNDGIWWGNLWDAGSSSFRIFRFNASTSSWTSTGVVTESRANTHHDVLWDGKTLYVASHRFVDDGLPAESNFPTTMRRYSYNSSTKSYTSLGSTQINNQKTETLSIDKDSTGRVWATWQQGNRIYLNVTGTDGATWGTPFAHPASLSNVSVDDNSAVIAFGGNKVGVMWSRQVGDSTDGMYWSYHDDTAAPSAGWTTPVAAVKGERSSDDHMNLKWLDSSGGRVFAAIKTSYTSASQPLIQLLALSGTTWSAHTIATVAECPNRVIVMIDESTQRLRTFATYPKPSGTTDAGVCTTSGGAIYEKSTPLDKISFTTTKTARVVDADQFVHNVTSTKQNVNSAAWGTADSGLLLLADVNATSRYWHYYDPTGGGSTDTTAPTVTPTSPAAGATGVAATVNVTGTFSEGMDPSTITTNTFTLTDGTAPVAAAVAYDAPGKVATLDPGADLAAGTTYTATIKGGTTGVKDVAGNALAADQTWTFTTAGPPPAQTPIAVKAASLNGAFGAATTPEVYGLKDNGGYQCFERACILYSPASGAHVSTGAIRGLWAATGFENGGLGYPTTDEVGGLRDGGVYQNYQGGAIIWSPATGAHISIGAIRGLWAATGFENGGLGYPTTDEVGGLKNGGVYQNYQGGAIIWSPATGAHISIGAIRSIWASTGFESGRLGYPTSDEYATGNDGSVAQNYQGGVIHWSPTGSYITWS
- a CDS encoding 2-keto-3-deoxygluconate permease codes for the protein MSIPIKKALEKVPGGMMLVPLGIGAVIHTLAPDAGKFFGSFTGAFFTGLAPLLAVFFVCLGATLEVKSTPYILKKGGVLLGSKILFAILIGVIAGRFLGEAPIETGILAGLSTLALVAALNDTNGGLYISLMGQFGRKRDAGAYSILSLESGPFLTMVTLGIAGLAAFPWQALVGAILPLALGMLLGNLDKNMRHLLAPLVPAMIPFLGLALGLTINLNAVVEAGLLGIALGLFVVFIGGAVLLLADKLTGGDGVAGLAAATTAGNAALVPAIIAAANPVYAPAAEHATVLVAASVVVSAVLCPIVTSAWARRVQKREGLADAEDNSAEQEALAPKHAGSTPELT